A genomic region of Dreissena polymorpha isolate Duluth1 chromosome 4, UMN_Dpol_1.0, whole genome shotgun sequence contains the following coding sequences:
- the LOC127879337 gene encoding sulfate anion transporter 1-like isoform X2 encodes MNKDPQVHVVLDVDGTTPPITVISGEERQYYDTLQNRCKKTAVFRRDYRLPDEPPLGFTAVLKRYMAACCSAQSRRNLLSNRFPVWRTMKKYKWRTDLPNDIVSGLTVGIMQLPQGMAYALLAELPPVVGLYMAFFPVLMYFIFGTSRHVSMGTVALISLLTGSVVSRFYDPSLASAVLGANQTEEILHNMTIPDNAKDEPIEVELPDHVKINIAASICLLVGLAQMVMGLLKMGFITTYMSDPLIGGFTTGAAVHVGTSQVKYALGLHIPRSDGVFQIPKTYALVFRHIGETSVPTLVVSLICMVVLYIVKEQINQRFKSKLRFPIPVELFVVIGATLASHFMNFAGKYHIKTVGKIPPGLPTPTVPSFPSPGVYSADVFIIALVAFSQCVSLVALFAKKHGYSYDSNQELIAYGLGNIFSSFFSCYPYAASVSRSSVQESAGGKTQLASVVSAVMVLIVILSIGPLFESLPNCALASIILVALKGLFMQFQDLPQIYRISVYDFLIWVVTFLAVVLLHVDFGILVGMLFSFFTVVLRAQRTKAVNLQKISDLYVYENSAKYKQTESVSGVRVVGFNSPVYYANGDLFVKQVYHAAGVVPEKRLKMMKRMKRETENEIKETDNEIKQNAFVTVVNESKELGSILSLEKAGADTKRNGGWLPVLNGSSMQNNMVLSGSEEGALHHIVIDMAHVCFVDSVGAKVLKQLFLDYEAVKITVLFCCVNDEVWRVLDETGFLAEFDDRIYLNVDDAVNAIMLQSVIQRASEIRIPAVSNEYKENLRPDAQESDSLLELKNESKL; translated from the exons ATGAACAAAGACCCACAGGTGCACGTGGTTCTCGACGTGGACGGAACCACGCCGCCTATCACCGTCATTTCCGGCGAGGAGAGGCAGTACTACGACACGCTGCAGAACCGCTGTAAGAAGACTGCCGTCTTCCGCCGGGATTACAG GCTCCCAGATGAGCCGCCGTTAGGATTTACAGCTGTATTGAAACGCTACATGGCCGCATGTTGCAGTGCGCAGTCACGCCGGAATTTGCTCTCCAATCGATTTCCGGTCTGGAGAACtatgaaaaaatacaaatggCGGACTGATTTACCAAACGACATCGTCTCTGGATTAACTGTTGGCATAATGCAGTTACCCCAAG GTATGGCGTACGCTCTGCTGGCAGAGTTACCCCCAGTGGTGGGCCTCTACATGGCGTTCTTCCCAGTGCTAATGTACTTCATTTTCGGAACATCTCGACATGTATCCATGG GTACCGTGGCGTTGATCAGCCTGCTTACCGGCTCCGTGGTATCTCGCTTCTACGACCCTAGTCTTGCTTCAGCTGTGTTGGGAGCCAATCAAACAGAAGAAATCCTCCACAACATGACGATTCCAGACAACGCAAAAGACGAACCAATCGAGGTTGAGCTCCCGGATCACGTGAAGATCAATATTGCTGCGTCGATTTGTCTGCTTGTGGGGCTAGCACAG ATGGTAATGGGACTGTTGAAAATGGGCTTCATCACGACGTATATGTCGGACCCGCTGATTGGCGGCTTCACAACGGGTGCCGCGGTGCACGTAGGCACGAGTCAGGTCAAGTACGCCCTCGGTCTTCACATCCCCAGGTCCGACGGAGTCTTCCAAATACCCAAG ACATACGCGCTAGTGTTCCGACATATCGGCGAGACGAGCGTCCCAACGCTGGTGGTCTCTCTGATCTGCATGGTGGTACTTTACATCGTCAAAGAGCAGATCAACCAGCGATTCAAGAGCAAACTGCGCTTCCCCATTCCCGTAGAGCTTTTCGTG GTCATTGGTGCTACACTGGCGTCCCATTTTATGAACTTCGCAGGCAAATACCACATCAAAACTGTGGGAAAAATACCGCCTGG TCTCCCGACCCCCACGGTACCCTCCTTTCCTAGCCCCGGGGTATACTCGGCGGACGTGTTCATCATCGCCTTAGTAGCGTTCTCCCAGTGCGTCAGTCTGGTCGCTCTATTCGCTAAGAAGCACGGATACAGCTACGATTCCAATCAG GAGCTGATAGCGTACGGTCTCGGGAACATCTTCAGCTCGTTCTTCTCCTGCTACCCGTACGCTGCCTCGGTATCTCGGAGCTCCGTGCAGGAGTCCGCCGGCGGTAAAACTCAG CTGGCCAGCGTGGTGTCTGCAGTAATGGTGCTTATAGTCATTCTGTCCATAGGTCCGCTGTTCGAATCGCTCCCAAAT TGTGCGTTGGCCTCCATCATTCTCGTGGCACTGAAAGGCCTGTTCATGCAGTTCCAGGACCTCCCGCAGATCTATCGGATATCCGTGTACGACTTT TTGATCTGGGTTGTGACGTTCCTGGCCGTGGTTTTACTGCACGTGGACTTCGGCATCCTGGTCGGCATGCTATTCTCCTTCTTCACCGTCGTTTTGCGGGCGCAGAG AACCAAGGCCGTAAATCTGCAAAAAATCAGCGACTTATATGTTTATGAAAACAGCGCGAAATACAAACAG ACGGAGAGTGTTTCCGGTGTACGGGTTGTGGGATTTAACTCTCCTGTCTACTACGCGAACGGGGACTTGTTTGTCAAGCAGGTTTACCACGCGGCCGGGGTGGTGCCGGAAAAGCGTCTAAAGATGATGAAGAGAATGAAGCGAGAAACGGAAAACGAAATCAAAGAAACGGACAACGAAATCAAACAAAAT GCGTTCGTCACTGTAGTCAACGAATCCAAAGAGCTGGGCTCAATCCTGAGCCTCGAGAAGGCAGGTGCGGACACGAAGCGCAACGGAGGCTGGCTTCCGGTGCTCAACGGGTCCTCCATGCAGAACAACATGGTGCTGAGTGGATCGGAGGAGGGGGCGCTGCATCACATCGTAATCGACATGGCGCACGTCTGCTTCGTCGATTCCGTGGGGGCCAAAGTGCTGAAACAG TTGTTTTTGGATTACGAAGCCGTGAAGATCACAGTCCTGTTTTGCTGTGTCAACG